Proteins from one Triticum aestivum cultivar Chinese Spring chromosome 7A, IWGSC CS RefSeq v2.1, whole genome shotgun sequence genomic window:
- the LOC123151107 gene encoding endoglucanase 19, whose product MDPSRGSLVATVAVLHLLLFAPGMAAAFNYADALAKSIIFFEGQRSGKLPPGNRMPWRADSGLTDGAQYNVDLVGGYYDAGDNLKFGLPMAFSTTMLAWSVADFGKFMGAELPHARAAVRWGADYLLKAATATPGVLYVQVGEPGRDHACWERPEDMDTPRSVYRVDANKPGSDVAGETAAALAASSIAFRRSDPAYASRLLDAAMEVFDFADRHRGSYSDSLSSEVCPFYCSYSGYHDELLWAASWLHRASNNASYMTYVEAYGMQLGAGDDDYSFSWDDKRVGTKVLLSRGFLRRKLQGLQLYKAHSDSYICSLVPGTSGFQAGQYTPGGLIYKEGESNMQYVTTATFLLLAYSKYLKSSGATVSCGGGVVSPADLVALAKRQVDYILGKNPAGRSYMVGFGARYPERAHHRGASMPSVRAHPGRIGCDAGFQYLHAGGANPNVLVGAVVGGPDSRDGFDDDRGNYAQSEPATYINAPLVGALAFFAGTTRK is encoded by the exons ATGGACCCGAGCAGAGGCAGCCTGGTCGCCACTGTGGCGGTGCTCCACCTGCTGCTGTTCGCTCCGGGCATGGCAGCGGCGTTCAACTACGCAGACGCGCTCGCCAAgtccatcatcttcttcgaggGCCAGCGCTCCGGCAAGCTGCCCCCCGGCAACCGCATGCCGTGGCGCGCCGACTCTGGCCTCACCGACGGCGCGCAGTACAAT GTCGATCTGGTCGGCGGGTACTACGACGCGGGCGACAACCTCAAGTTCGGGCTGCCGATGGCCTTCTCCACGACGATGCTGGCCTGGAGCGTCGCCGACTTCGGCAAGTTCATGGGCGCCGAGCTGCCCCACGCCAGGGCCGCCGTGCGCTGGGGCGCCGACTACCTCCTCAAGGCCGCCACCGCCACCCCCGGCGTGCTCTACGTCCAGGTCGGCGAGCCGGGGCGCGACCACGCGTGCTGGGAGCGGCCCGAGGACATGGACACGCCCCGGAGCGTCTACCGCGTCGACGCCAACAAACCGGGCTCCGACGTCGCCGGCGAAACGGCCGCGGCGCTGGCGGCGTCCTCGATCGCGTTCCGCCGCTCCGACCCGGCCTACGCCTCCCGCCTACTCGACGCCGCCATGGAGGTGTTCGACTTCGCCGACCGGCACCGCGGCTCCTACAGCGACTCCCTCAGCTCCGAGGTCTGCCCGTTCTACTGCTCCTACTCGGGCTACCACGACGAGCTCCTGTGGGCGGCGTCGTGGCTGCACCGCGCGTCCAACAACGCGTCGTACATGACGTACGTGGAGGCGTACGGCATGCAGCtgggcgccggcgacgacgactaCTCCTTCAGCTGGGACGACAAGAGGGTCGGCACCAAGGTGCTGCTCTCCAGGGGGTTCCTGCGGCGCAAGCTGCAGGGGCTGCAGCTCTACAAGGCTCACTCCGACAGCTACATCTGCTCGCTCGTCCCCGGGACGAGCGGCTTCCAGGCCGGCCAGTACACGCCGGGAGGGCTCATCTACAAGGAGGGCGAGAGCAACATGCAGTACGTGACGACGGCGACGTTCCTGCTGCTCGCCTACTCCAAGTACCTCAAGTCCAGCGGCGCCACCGTGTcctgcggcggcggcgtcgtgtcgCCGGCCGACCTGGTGGCGCTGGCGAAGCGGCAGGTGGACTACATCCTGGGGAAGAACCCGGCGGGGAGGTCGTACATGGTCGGGTTCGGGGCGCGGTACCCGGAGCGCGCGCACCACCGGGGCGCATCCATGCCGTCGGTGCGCGCGCACCCGGGCCGAATCGGCTGCGACGCCGGGTTCCAGTACCTCCACGCCGGCGGGGCGAACCCGAACGTGCTCGTCGGCGCCGTGGTGGGCGGGCCGGACTCGAGGGACGGCTTCGACGACGATCGCGGCAACTACGCGCAGTCCGAGCCCGCCACCTACATCAATGCGCCGCTCGTCGGTGCCCTCGCGTTCTTTGCCGGAACCACCAGGAAGTAG